The sequence TTTCAGGCTGAAGCTATACCATGGGACCCCACGTGCCCTACTGCACCCACGCTTCCAGGACCCTGTGGAAAGTAAGCAGCAGCCAGACATGGCATCTCAGCCCTTCTTGGTGGCTTCTCTTACCCAAATGTGTGTTGTATGTGTCTGCTTGATATGAGGCATGGTCTGTGCCCTGGTACTGCTCAGTGGATGTGCCTTactgccagctgggaatggcaTGGCTGGGCAAACACAGGTTTCCCTTTGCTCCTAGCACGTGTACTCACAGTTAATGATTAATTCGACATTGGGGCTGTCAAGCTGTCTCCCCGGTTTTGGTCATTTTgggatgttttcttttcttcagagaacAAATACATGACAGTGATGGAGAAGAGCCACCTGCAGTATGGCCTGAAGTCCCACCAGCCCCTGGAGGCAATATTTCACCTACTTCCTGAAAACCTCCTGATATCTGGACTGCAGATTGTTCCTGGCTTGCTGCCGGCCCATGGAGACACAGGTAAGAgctctttccccttccctctgccagtgctgctcctgctttaaGGCAGTGGGTTCCTGtgaggctgtgggcagggcaggagggcactgggaggtcATTTGTGGCAGCACAGTGGTTTCTCTGCAGTGTCACCCCTTATCAAGAACATCCCCCCTGCATGGGGCCACAGCCCTCACGCTCAGAGCTCAGTCTGAAATTTGTCAAAATGGCTCAGTCATTTCCCTGTCCGTTAATTGctttgctcctgggaagctgctaGGGATAAGTGATGGTTGGTTTAATTACAGTAGTTCAGCAAAATCTTAAAAAGAGCTTTTGCAGCTTGTTTAAACTCCTCTGAGGTGGGTTCAGCATCGCTTGGGCCTGGTAGGTTTGGGGCATGAGCTCTTGGCCACTTGGCTTTTGTTAATCTCCTCTTATGGCACATTGCCCTTTGAGCTTCTCCAATTAAAATATATGAGCTGAAGATTCAGGGGTAAAAAATTCCTCAGAGTTCTGCAGCTGAATTATTCTTCAGCTTCCTGCCTGGAAAACCTACTGCTGATGGCTTTGGGGTATTAACTGTTGGTACTGAAGCTGAGCAAGGTCTTGAAAGCAGCTGAGTCCCTGCAGGTGTTCAGGCCCATACTCAGAAGCTGAGTGGGCAGAGCCACTGCTGGTACTGCAGGCACCTCAGTACAGCAGTGGTGGCTTTCTGTTTGCTTAGGAAACCTGTGGCCACCACCTTGTCTTTCAGGTGACTGCTTGCAGAAGCCCCGGCTGATGAAGACGGTCACCTGCTATCTGGAGCGGCTTTTCATCCAGTTGTACCCTTCCCTGGAGGAGTTTGAGGAGGAACTGCTGGATTTACTGAACAGTGATCGCTTACTTCAGGTAAGTAGagtgctgtgagggtggggaaaccctggcacaggttgtccagagaaactgtggctgcctcatccctgggagtgtccaaggccaagttggatggggcttggtGCAACCTGCTCTAGTAGAAGGGTCCCATGGtagggggtggaacaagataatgcttaaggtcccttccaatcctGACCATTGTGTGATTCCATCATTCTAGGTACTGCCAGTGTGTTTGGGGCAGGGATAGGCACAGTGTAGAGCAGTAATTGTAGTGTCTGGAATTATAGGTGGGGTGAAAAGTGTCAGGTAAGTGATATTCATGCATTTGTTTCTCTTGGAGTCtccaattactttttttcttttgctgtggaAGTCTTTATCTTGTTTCGCTATTGGATTAGTACGGGTGTGCTCTGTGTGGGCTCTGTTTTGAACATCCAGAGACTCATAAGCAGAATTTGGGTTTGCTTTGCTGTGGGAAATGCAGAGATGAGATGCAGTGTGTATCAAGTCCATCTCTTTGGAGTGGCAGCCACTGGCCAGGTCCTTTCTTGCCAGATTTGCAACTCTGCCATAAAGGCAAAAGATGTTAATATCAATCATCTTCTGGGGGAATAGGCCCTGTTTTTTGAGTTTCTGAAGGGATGCTTGTATTCTTCTGGTTGTGGTCAGCCCAGGGagtgctgcccaaggtggaaAAATTCCTGTCACAGGCTAACACTGCCCCAGATGGTGAAGAAGTGGTGGTTCGGGAGCGGCGGCTGCACGTTGGCGTCCACAACGGGCTGCGCTTCGTCCAGGCACCACAGgttgctgtgctggtgccaggggCAGAATTGTCACCAGGTCGCTGCCAGGgggtgcccagctctggagccaggtAAGGgggagctcctctgctgctgctgctccttccctcctgcattGGTTGCCTCTCACAGCCACCTCTCCATCCCGCACAGGGATGCAGGTCAAGGCCTGGTGCTGAGGAGCCGCATCCAGCTGAGTGAAATGGTCCCTCACCCGGCATTCAGGGTCTGCTTCCAGCTGGAGTATGTCTTCTGCAGCATGGGGAGAGCTGGTGGCAAGGTAGGGCTGAGCGTGTGTCTCTGTGCCTGTGAAAGAGCAGGGATCCATTCTGGAGGAgtgagccctgctgaggaaTTCCTTCCTCTGCCCATTTCACCATCCTCCTTCTCCAAGTCAGTAGCTCCTTGTtgcatggctgtgctgtgtaATGCAGGGCCCTGCAAAGTGTGTGGGTActttccacagcactgcacaaaACAACCTGGATGGCTTggtgaattattttaataacatGTGGTTGCATTTCTCCACTGTTTATATGTAGATGGAGGAATGTACCCTGCAGCATTCTCATAGTGTTCTCGCAAGCTAATTTagaaaatttcagcttttttgtAATAtcaaaaaggcttttctttagAATTTGGTATTTATGCTGAAAAGAGATTAACCCATcccactcctttttttttttgtttgtttgtttgttttgttttttgtttttgctctgGATGGTGAGGTTTTTCTGGGTGCTTCAGCCTGATGTTCTCAAGCTGTAAAGGCAGGAGAAATCTCTGAGGGTGGCTTCTGCAGTCAATATACTCTCACCTACTTACTGATCATTTACTCATATCTTAGTTTAACCTTTCTGCAGGTTAAACCCAGCTCAATGAGTACTGTGTATCCCCTCCAGAGACCTTGTGTTGCTGGAGCCATCAGCTCCTGGCTGGCCGAATCGATTGCCAAGCATTTGTTACAGGCTAAGCTAAGATGTTCATTGAAAATGTGGCAAATGCCTCTTGTTAAGCTGTCCAGAGCCAAAGTAGGGGAAATGGGCATTTGTAAAGCAGGGTGCCTGTGCCAGACCAGAGGGATTTGTCCTGAGAAGGGAGACACTGAGCTGTGTTGTTGGAAGTTGTTGGGTCCAGCTCTGTTGGAAAGCTGAAGTCCAAGATCCCACAGAGATTTGGGGTTCCAGAGGCAGATCTGTTTGGCTCTGTGGGGAGTGCTGTCTGGGGCAGCAGTGGAGCCAATCCCTGTagtgcagccctggggcagagTGGTTAATCCCAAAGCTGCTTGCAAAGCTGATCACCTTGTCCTTGTCCTCAGTGCCATAATTAGCTGTGAGGGGGAGGgtgggtgctggcagagccctctCTTGTTTCTGTTCCCCTCCTTCAGTTTGAGGGAGGCTGTGGATGTGCTGGGTAAGTGGAAACCATTCCCCTCTGTCAGGGATGGGGCTCCAACACGTATCCCTTCGTGCAGCTGCTTGAGGGAGGGGTTACAGAGGCATAAAGtcctggaaaatgaaatgtctCCAGAATGGGATGAAGAGCACTGGCTTCTGTGGTGCCAGAGCCAGGTGTGAGGAGGCGCGGTGGGGGGCGAGAGCCAGTGCCTGTCTGGCAGCACCCGTTCCTGGGTCCTCGcagtgagctggggctgcctggcagtGAGGTGGGGCTGCCTGGCAGTGAGGTGAGGCTGCCTGGTGCTCACtgctctcccccacccccaggCCCTGTCTGGCAGTGCCCGCAGTGAGGCGGCCGACATGCGCTCGGTGCGCTGGGCTGTCTGGAGCCCCGTCCCGGGCACTGGTGACACGGATGTGATCCTGCCCCTGCGTGGTGGTGCCCGCCGTGGCCCCTGCCAAACCTTGGTTTACCAGACCCCACTGAGCTCCCGGCAGGTAAGGGTGTGCTGGCCCCTGGCAGCTTTGCTTGGTTTCAGGGCGAGGGAGCCGCTGTCAGAGGCACGAGGAAGGCTGCGTGTAATACAGTGtctgaaagcatttttgttGCCAACTTCAGGGGAAGCACGTGGAGTCTGGGACTGTCCAATTCCATGTTTCCACTGATTCGGAAGAACATCTTGTAACTGCTGCGGAGATCCTATGTAAAGACAGGGACGAGTCGAAGAAGCCTCCTACGCCATCGCTGAGTGAGTGTTTTCCAGATCgctgacatttaaaatatagAGTGTGGCACTGGTGTCTGCTCGGAGAGAAAACAAGACTTCAGTGAGTTTCAGCAAGCTAGTTATGAATTACTGGAGTGAAGCAAGATTTTTGTCAAGTTGAATTCAGCTCTTACTTTTTAACTTGCAAAATTGCCATGTGATAGTATTGCTGAGCCATGTGCAAAATCCCCAGGGATTGCCAGCACTGCCGCAACCTGCTCCCATTCCAAATGCAGTGGCCACACCAGCAGCTCATTCTCACTGCAGgtactgctgctcctctctgcactCAGTGTCTCTCCAGACATGGGAACAAGAGAGATGTCAGTCATAGGCTGGGGAAAAGTAATCTGGTTGTGCCACCGCTGAGGGAGTGtgacagcagcctgggctgggttGATGTGGGAAGGATGTGTTGGTGCCTGGCTGGGGAAGAGCAGGCAGCATCTGTGCATGTGCACAGGTGCATCTGTCTGTAGTTTGGGGGGCTGTGTGTTTGGGGTTCCACCACCCTTCTGCTCAATTGGAGATGGAAGGAAGACTGCTGTGGGCTTGAGTTTGGGCATGAGATTTTGTCCATACACTGTGCTCCTAAAAATCCTTATGCTTGTTTCTCTCTCATCCCCCTCTTGTGATTGGTGGGAAGCAAACTTCCCTTtctttgcagtgctgctcctgctggggtcCCAGCTTTGTCTCAGAGTGATGCTTCAGACACCAGGCAGTTTTAGTGTGTGTCATATCTCCCCAGCTCTCTGATCAGCCATTTAGCAGTCAGCCCAATGCCCATTATGGTGGGTTGCTGTTCCTTCCTGGTTCCAGTGCTGTGGAGCCACAAGATGGCAGTGGCACCATGGATTTGCTGTGACAAGTCCTGTGTTTCTGCTGGTGAGGAGCCAGGATTGCTGCTGGGAGGGGCTTTGGTGAGGAAAGCTTTAGTGGAAGATGCAGGGGTCCTGTGTTAATGGGGTATGTGGGGTTCatctctctgcagcacaggttGCATCATGACTGGTACCTTCCTGGTGCTGCTTGAAAAGTTTTTCCTGGTGCCTTTCAGCTGTAGGTGGCTGGGATGCTGATGGAGTTGTGGTGTggtgaggggagagggaagcaaGTGCTGACACTGAGCTTCCAACCTGGTGGTGGTCTGGAGTGCTCTGGCTTGGGGAagtgtgctgggctgtgggctgTGTCCCTGGTGAGGGAAGATCCCCATCAAGGTGATTTTCAGGGACAAACTCCCTggcatttcccagctccagggggcCTTTGGCACCAGAAAGGGCAtgcaagagcagcagtgtcccagagctgtgtctctCCAGCCTGGGTTTGAAGGTAATGAAGACACTATTGGGTTAATTTTTGTAGAGCTCTGTTGAGAAACGTGCTGCTGCCTAGCCCAGGGGAGGCCAAGAGCTTCATCTGTCAGCTCAGATGCTGGTGTTGTTGCTATATCTGTCCATCCTCTTTTTAATGCCAGCCAAAGCCATCCTGACTGGAAGGAAACAATATTTTaggcaggagggaaatgggGTGGTTTCCTTTACACAGCAGCAAGCATGGAATAGCTGGGAAAAATGTGGTGGGGGAAAGCAAATGAAGGTCTAAGCATCACATGGATGCAGAGATGGAACATctgtgcccctgctctgctgcgAAGGACCCACGGCTCAGcgagctcagctgtgccagctcaaGAGAGCAGCCGAATATAAACACGGTAAAGCTCCCACCGTTTCGGGGCACAAATGCTCCAGCAGTTGAAGGGAGTGacaaaaaataacagagaagCAATGAAAACCTTAGCATCCTAAAACTTTCACGTCTCATTAAGCATCCCACTTAGGCAGCACCGCGTGGCCGTGAGGCACCGCGGCGCTGTCAGGGGATGGGGGAGCTGTTGTTTGTGGCACAGTTAGCCTGATTCACAGCAAAATAATGGATGGATCTGGGGATGTGCTGTGTTAACCCCCAAGCAGCAGTCTTATTGGGAAATAAGTCAAAAGAAGTGTTTGGGTGATGGTAAACTGCTTCACTGTGCTGCCTTCGCCCCTAAAATTGAAAAGGGCTGGTGGGAGGACAGGGCAGTTTGGTGGCAGTGGGTGCAGCTGCAGTTATGGGCCTGAGGGTTTTGGCTCCTCTACAGCATctctcctgtccctctccaCAGGAGTGCCAGCCCCACGGCGAGTGCCAGTCTCCCCACGGGGACCAGGGGTAAGTGCCACATGCCCCAGTGGGTGTGGCTGGtgggcagcagcatttcccagggGATGGCCCACATGCAGGGTGTGCTTCTGGACCCATCCCTTGCCTGTTTTCTTGTCTGCTGCAGCCAAGAGGCACCAAGTGTCCTCAACTCCACCTCCTCCAGGCAGTAAGGCAGTTTCTGCCTGTGATGTGCTGGGAGAGATTCCCTCTGCTCTTTTCATACTGCAGGAGTGAGGGCAGCTCTGGTTTTTGACAGCCCAGATTTGCTGGGTGCTGTTGTCCCTGGTATGTGCTGACAGAGACACACGGCTTTTTTGTGCAGAGCTCCCAAGATTTAAGGAGAGCTGTGAATACTGAGAGCCTTCTTTATGCTGTTTTGTATCTTGATGCAGGAATCAATGCATGCAAACATTTTTTATGAAATGAAATGCCTCATAAGGCTGCATTAAGCAGTTTGATCTTCCTGCTGCATGTGCTCATCCCTCCTCTTGCCAGGGAGCgagcagcagggaaatggcAGCAGAGGTGCAAACCCTTGTGTGGCCAAGTTGTAACACTTCTTGGTGGAATGACAACACTGGGGCACGTGGTGGCTGAGCTCCTTTAGCACAGAGGGGCTGTTGGCTCAGCTTGCCACAAGGGCTGTCCCAGGGGGCTGCCTTGGGGCTGCGGCTGCTCATGCTAGCCACTCTCTCACCAGCTGTCAGTGTCCCAGCTCGTGGCTTCACCACGGAGCGCAGGCCAGaccctgcagcaggatgggagcATCACCCACCTGGAGGCCGACCTGGGCACACCGGACCTAGAGCCCTGTGCCAGTGACCAGCTGCAGGCGCTGCCCTTCACCCCGCTGCAGCTGCCCatggctgctgtggggctgcaggcaTGCAGGTGATGCATGCCTCTGCCCCTCCCCGGgctgcccctccccaggctcctgTGGCCCCATCACCTGGCCTGCCGGGGTCCCCGTGGCCCCATTTGTGGAGCTCACCTCTATTTCTCCATCAGTTCCCACGTGTCCATGTCTCGTGCCGCGCTGGCACGCCTGCACGCTGCCGGCTTCCCAGACATCCTGGACTGCAACCAGGAGCCAGTGGAAATCTCAGAGCCAGTGGAGCTGGGCAGTTTCaacctgcagctggaggaagctGACCCTCTGCAAGGCAATGAAATAGTCCTGCAGTTCCTGGCTTTTGGAAGGTGGGATGGCAGCTCCTGGTCTTGTGTGGGCAGATCCCAAACGCCTCCTTGATAGAGTCCTTTCCAAATTCCCCTAGCCCTCttccctgcttgagcaggaggTGTCCTTGCAGAGGTGCCTCTTCTTTTAGCACCTGCTTTTGTCCTCTCTGGGCACTTTTAAGTCATGATccagtttttttaaattggatcCATGAGCCACAATGAGATGTCAGAGCTCATTAATGCAGGGTTTCTCCAGAAATGCAAATGGAGTTGGGAAAATTGGCACCCAAGGGGTGGCTTTGGCTGGATAAGGCCCcacttctgttttttccatggCTGGCAGTGTGCTGTGGGAAGGTAACACGCTGTCTTTGCTGGGCGCCTCCATCACAGCATATGGCAGGAGACAGCTGGAATTACAAAGCTTTTTGGGAAGTTAAGGCAAACCGTATGGCCGCTGTCTTCAGAAAAGTCCAAATACTTGTGGTGCTGCCAATCTTCTCTTGTTCTTCCGCCTCTTGGCATGTGCCAAATGCATGAGTAGCTCATGACAgagtggcagtgctgtgccacaAGTAACCCAAACCCCTCTCTCTCCTCAAGAGATGCCCAGGGCGGCGTGGAGGGGCTGTGGCCAAGGACTGTCTTCCTCACCTTCCAGTTCTACCGTTTCCCACCGGTCACCACGCCCCGGTTGCAGCTGGTCAGCATGGAAGGGGGGCTGGCCACCGGGCtagctgtgccagctcagctgcttgTCCGTGTCAACGAGGATGGGACCCTAACCAGTAAGCTCTGGTTTTAGCATCTGTGTGCTTCTCTTCTGTTGGGTGGATGAGGGCTTGCCTCTGGCCCAAGGGATGGGCTGGTGTCTGTTAATAGCAAACCTAATAGCAAACCTCTGCTGGTTTGCACATCATGAAAAACATTGAAAACATCCAGTGTTTGAAGAAGTACGCAGTGTCAGTTGTGTGAGGTGCTCATTGAGGCTTCCCACCAAGCCCAGTGCCATGTCTGTGATGGTGTGGTGTCTTGCAGGACCACCGGGCTTGCAGCTGAAGTACATGGTGGATCCAGCTTTCCTGAGGCCTGGGGAGCAGCGCTGGTTCCTGCGGTacctggctgagcacagcctcCAGATTGATGTCTGGGATGGAGACTCCCTACTCCATTTTGGGTCTGCTGCCATTAAACTGGAGGTATTGGTTAGATTTAAGGTCTTTTCCTGTGGCTGGTAATGCTGAAGGGTCCCTTGCCTGTATGGAGTGCTAGGGAAGAGCCCAGATCTCCCTTTGGTCCTGTATTGAGGTGCTGTTGCATTGTCCTTGCGTCTTCAGTAATGGAGATGCTGTCAGCCCCTCTGTGTAACTGAATCTGGTGTCATTTTGACAAGCCCCTAATCACAGGATTTGTTATCTTTTCCTCCAAAGTGATGACAAAGCATTAACATTTTTTGCCCTTTTCGTGGAACTCTGGCAGTATTCTAGCACtaagccctgcagagccaggacatCCAGTGCCATTCATACCCAGATGTTGCACTACGACACAAAATGAATGACTCACACTGAGATGTCCAAGGCAAAAAAGGCACGTTTATTTCTGGACCTCGATATTGATAGAATTCCAAAAGTGACcatggattggaggatgaaattgctACCTCTCCAACCACACTGGTCAAACCAACAGTCTATCagttctctcctcctccagaaaggaatgcaaaacaatcattatttgcgtgagaaactccattacaaaaatgtaaacatcagaagcCTTAGAAGAACTTTAGAAGAACAGGGCGTCACCCAGACCCCTTGACCCCTCTGGACCAGACTCCCCAGTGACTCATTGCACTTTGTCTGTCCTTGCCTTGTGCCCAGCCCCTACTGCGCCAGGGCCAGATGGCCGTCAGGACCTACCACGAGCTGGAGGTGGCCACGACTGAGTACGAGCCAGACGGGGCGGTGATGGGCCGGGAGGCTCTGCGGCACGGCGCCCTGCGGCCCCTCGGAGTCCGTGTGGCTGTCAGGGGCCACCTCCACCTCTGCCTGGCCAATATTGGTGAGAACCCACTGCTCATGTGGCCCTCAAAGGCTGGGGTGGGGCACACAGCATGTGCGGGGCTGTACCTGAGTGAGACCCAGGGGTGTCATCCTTCCCAGAACCTGctggctgcttttattttatgtacttaATTCTGTCCTATAAATGTGCAGTGACTCCAGGTTTTAAAATCTTATCTTCAGAGGAGAGATTAGCTCCATATAAGATATCTTAAATCGTCATTTCCATATTTTGCCTGCAAAGGGCCGATAAGCTCCTGGGAAGAAGAATCTGAGATCCACAACCCAGGGAGTGGTTTAACTCGCACCCTGacaaagagctgctgtgccaggacagcagcttcCCTTTGATTGGTGTTTTTCCcattctcttaaaaaaaaaaaagaaaaaaaaagaaaaaaaagaaaatactgttagAAACAGGATGGCAAAGCTTGGAACCCTTTCCTGAAGGATGGAGATGGGATGTGGGGGCTGGGCAAATATCTGGTGGGTTTAGAGTCTTGTGTGGCTCCACTTGGCACAGCCTTTGTGAGAGTGGGATGATGCAGCACCACGAGGCCATGCAGGGGGAGGCAGAActcagaaatgaaagcaagagcTGGTGAGGGGCTCAGGATGGTGtgtgctctcagtgctgctccatccctgagcaggtgactcagggatggagcagaacAGGTGTGACAGAACAGGTTCTGGGGAGCATGTGAGACTTTTAGGGCATCACTGGTTTCCAGATATTCTCTCCTGCTTGTGTGAATTGGCtgaacagagctgcagggaggtaAAAATTTGCAGTAGATTTTATAACAATGAAAATGGACGGTTTCCACTGACTCCTGTCTCTGCTTGTGGCAGGTCATCCATGTGAGGAgatcccagggcagctgccatCCCATTCCTGCACTGTCACTGCACCAGACAGCACTGTCACCACCCCAGGTGGCAGGGGGTACTCCCTGAACACTCCTGGTGGTGAGTCCTGCTGGGGCCTGGCCTGTCCCCCTGCAGGTTGAGGTGGGCAGGGTCTCTgttgctgcagtgccagctgtgggtcAGCTGCCCCTCTGGTGCTCCTCTTTCCAGCCCTGCAGTATTGCAGAGCTCTTGGGAGCTGCAGTATCTGGGGGGTCCTTCCTTGGTGCCATGGTGGTCTTTCCCCACAGGCAGGAGGACGGCGTGGGCACGGAGGCTGGTGGATGTGGACAATGAGCTGGAGGCTGCACTGCGCAGTCACCGGCCAGAGGTGAGCCTGTCCCCCTGGTCACCCTCAGTGAAGCCATGTCCACCCACTGGCTGCAGCACGTGGCACTGGTGTGGCTGCACGagggtgctggtggcagcagggcgTGGGGCCAGACCCCTGTGGTGTCTCTGTGCTTATGGTTCCTtccctctgggcagggctggccaaAGCAGCGTGCCTGGGACCTGCAGGTCATCAACTCCTACCGAGATCACATCAAGGGAGAGAGCATCTACCAGATGCTCAGCCAGGCCATCACAGCCACCCGCACAATCCACGCCGTGTTGGGGACAGCTGAGTTCTTCGAGTTTGCTTTGAAGAACCCCTATGGTGTCCAGCGCACCGTGACCATCGAGGTCGACCATCCTGAGCTCAGGTGGGGACTCCCCTGTGTGCATGGGGAGATGCCAGGGTGGTACCAGCTCTCTGCCAGTCCTcaccagcccctctgctgctcaTTGCCCCAGTGTCATACTGGACCCGAGGGAGTGGCGTCACTTCAAGGAGCTGACCAAGAGTGTTACACCGGTGGAAGAGGATATGTTCCATCTCCGTGAGGACCTCAAGCCTCAGGTCTACCTGCGCCCCAGTGAGACTGTCCACATCCCCTTCAAATACCAGACCTTCTCTGCAGACCCTGCCGTGGTTGCAGCACAGGTAGGCTGTTCTGAGCTGTTTTGAGCTGTTCTGGTATGAAGTGTTCCCCTTGGCTGCGGTTACCAttgcagagcaggctggaacagccatggggagcagcagcagccgcagTGATGCTGCCATCCTCACAGTCAGGGAACTCACTCTTTCACCCCACAGGGgccggctgggctgggcactggtgccaaGGAGAGCACTCACTCCTTTGGGAAGAGTGGGGCCAAGCAGACAAAGCTCATCCAGGTTAGGGAGCCATGTGAAACCCTGCTTGAGGGGCTGCATGGGAGGAGCAGAATCACTGGAAAaccccagccctctcctgctgGCCCCCGGGACAGGTCTCCTTCCAGGTGAGCAGGGGGAAGCCCATTGCACTCCTGCGGGTGAAGGtggagccccagccccatgTGGTGGACCAGACCTTTCGCTTCTACCACCCAGAGCTCACCTTCCTGAAGAAAACCATTCGGCTGCCTCCCTGGCACACCCTCCCTGGTGAGTCTGTGGCGTGCCTGGCAGGGCTTGGGCTCTTCCCTGTTAGTCATCATCCATAGTTCATGGAGCCTTTCtggaggcacagcagcatcCAGAGAGCACATTGCTGGTTCCTCACGCTttcagagccctgggctgctcccttGCTCTCCATCTTTCTCTGTTAACTTCAACTTGAATTCCCTACACCTGCACACCTGTGTGGTTTGCT comes from Serinus canaria isolate serCan28SL12 chromosome 21, serCan2020, whole genome shotgun sequence and encodes:
- the NPHP4 gene encoding nephrocystin-4 translates to MGEWERVFRQHLPLPPHPQRGRARPPPRSTAFRCILKHLHGSALSQGVEYQLRLSLFDATYHHFFGRTWRSSWRAASSAPPRLARATFNEVVYFHTSLNHPGIAVVVEVVMRAGKGDEGSQHLSCGFGIIPLFHGGSEVADLATEDRALKLYHGTPRALLHPRFQDPVEKNKYMTVMEKSHLQYGLKSHQPLEAIFHLLPENLLISGLQIVPGLLPAHGDTGDCLQKPRLMKTVTCYLERLFIQLYPSLEEFEEELLDLLNSDRLLQANTAPDGEEVVVRERRLHVGVHNGLRFVQAPQVAVLVPGAELSPGRCQGVPSSGARDAGQGLVLRSRIQLSEMVPHPAFRVCFQLEYVFCSMGRAGGKALSGSARSEAADMRSVRWAVWSPVPGTGDTDVILPLRGGARRGPCQTLVYQTPLSSRQGKHVESGTVQFHVSTDSEEHLVTAAEILCKDRDESKKPPTPSLRVPAPRRVPVSPRGPGLSVSQLVASPRSAGQTLQQDGSITHLEADLGTPDLEPCASDQLQALPFTPLQLPMAAVGLQACSSHVSMSRAALARLHAAGFPDILDCNQEPVEISEPVELGSFNLQLEEADPLQGNEIVLQFLAFGRDAQGGVEGLWPRTVFLTFQFYRFPPVTTPRLQLVSMEGGLATGLAVPAQLLVRVNEDGTLTRPPGLQLKYMVDPAFLRPGEQRWFLRYLAEHSLQIDVWDGDSLLHFGSAAIKLEPLLRQGQMAVRTYHELEVATTEYEPDGAVMGREALRHGALRPLGVRVAVRGHLHLCLANIGHPCEEIPGQLPSHSCTVTAPDSTVTTPGGRGYSLNTPGGRRTAWARRLVDVDNELEAALRSHRPEGWPKQRAWDLQVINSYRDHIKGESIYQMLSQAITATRTIHAVLGTAEFFEFALKNPYGVQRTVTIEVDHPELSVILDPREWRHFKELTKSVTPVEEDMFHLREDLKPQVYLRPSETVHIPFKYQTFSADPAVVAAQGPAGLGTGAKESTHSFGKSGAKQTKLIQVSFQVSRGKPIALLRVKVEPQPHVVDQTFRFYHPELTFLKKTIRLPPWHTLPGTPVGVPGGQPEMFVRCSDPDIICETKSLGPGEPQDIFLKVAGGPSPQIKKFFVAIYTDAWLAAPVQIWQFYLHSLQRLDVACTAGQLTRLSLLLRGTAAPRRVRAFTSHPQELEVDPNGAFLLPANGIQDLYIGVRPRRAGSKFIYLNLVDVESHQLVSSWLLCLSCRQPLISKAFEISLPAGGGKGCNKRITYTNPYPSPRLYFLCTNRPDLLQFREDSFEVAGGEVYTIGLRFAPSQTVGEEEILIHINDHEDKNEETFCVKVLYQ